A genomic region of Equus caballus isolate H_3958 breed thoroughbred unplaced genomic scaffold, TB-T2T haplotype2-0000437, whole genome shotgun sequence contains the following coding sequences:
- the LOC138922948 gene encoding ral guanine nucleotide dissociation stimulator-like yields MFYCCLPSCGGSGFRKAKKKSLFSHYRHWLGPHLHHLCPIGRRSTQSCMQEVVEELTDGFGYSISLDRGQLHRTTINHLGCSESEDESTLSVTEACRMRALQAGMMQRLSETVLPAFPSRVLCSVITSLCSYSGSSTAHQVLDQLFPSAIYFLLGTWLGQGQDCREPLQFPCWTLQLAILHVSFGGSHVACHAYLLPGHLEHLKDIEAKQKEPAPKLLPHPEPEPEPEPAPGLEPSPAPAPPPVAELEPASPASDPTGLEEGAPLASAPVPAPELEPTEPWAVTTENQLREEKLNILDFPPRLVAEQLTRMEAELFKKLVPAHSLGSIWSQRDHRDHKYLAPTIHDTVAHTNTLANSVIATCLGALGMTAQDRARMVELWIHVAEGCLGLRNFASFHTILSALQSPAIKRLKDTWGQVSRESSYTFKKWCRGQQHVSKRLFLKEATSVLATAQRGRHRARERRQQQGVIPSLEMIFSYLELLHDETDYYVEGNVLSCRNEEFKFIKDIEMVQKAANLYTVQPDEHFGAWFQAVEPLSEEASYSLSCQLEPRYQWTRKIRLFFTDKKSHSSSRPGLNTRPPNKSPAVVADDAPETS; encoded by the exons ATGTTCTATTGCTGTCTCCCGAGTTGtggaggctctggcttcaggaaagccaagaaaaagagccttttcagtcactatagacactggcttggccctcacctgcaccacCTCTGTCCAATTGGCAGGAGGAGcactcag agctgcatgcaggaggtggtcgaagagctgacggatggcttcgggtactccatctccctggacaggggccAGCTGCACCGCACCACCATCAATCACctgggctgctctgag agtgaagatgagtccactctgtctgtaactgaggcctgcaggatgcgtgccctccaggcaggcatgatgcagaggctctcagagactgtgctgccagccttccccagcagagtcctctgcagtgtcatcacctccctctgcagctactcaggctccagcacagcccaccaggtgctggaccagctgtttcccag tgctatctatttcctgctgggaacctggctgggccaagggcaggattgcagggagcccctacagtttccatgctggaccctgcagctggccattctgcacgtcagctttggtggctcacatgtggcgtgccatgcctaccttctgccaggaCACCTGGAGCACCTGAAGGACATTGAGGCcaaacagaaag agccagctccaaagctcctgccacatccagagccagagccggagccagaaccagcccctgggctagagccatctccagctccagccccaccacccgtggcagagctggagccagcgtCACCTGCATCGGACcctacagggctggaggaaggggcaccattagcttcagccccagtgccagctcctgaactagagcccactgaaccctgggctgtgaccaccgaaaaccagctgagggaggagaagctgaacatcttggacttccctccccggctggtggcagagcagctgacgagGATGGAGGCG gagctgttcaagaaattGGTGCCTGCCCACTCcctgggctccatctggtccCAGCGAGACCACAGGGACCACAAgtacctggcacccaccatccATGACACTGTGGCACACACAAACACCTTGGCCAACAGTGTCATCGCTACGTGCCTCGGGGCCCTGGgcatgacagcgcaggacagggccaggatgGTGGAGCTGTGGATTCATGTGGCCGAG gGGTGCCTAGGCCTCAGAAATTTCGCATCCTTCCACACAatcctttctgctctgcagagccctgccattaagCGTCTCaaagacacctggggacaagtgtccag ggagagCTCCTACACCTTTAAGAAGTGGTGCAGGGGACAGCAGCATGTGAGCAAGAGACTGTTCCTGAAG gaggcgacctccgtgTTGGCCACTGCACAGAGGGGCCGCCATAGAGCCCGGGAGAGGCGgcagcagcag ggtgtcatcccctccctcGAGATGATCTTCAGTTACCTGGAGCTGCTGCATGATGAGACGgattattatgtggag ggcaatgtgctcagCTGTCGGAATGAG gaaTTCAAATTCATCAAGGACATCGAGATGGTCCagaaggctgcaaatctgtacaccgtgcagcccgaTGAGCAttttggggcctggttccaggccgtggagcccctgagcgAGGAGgcgag ctacagcctgtcctgtcagctggagccacgataccagtggaccagaaagattcgactcttcttcaCAGACAAGAAGAGCCACTCATCTTCCCGCCCAGGGCTGA ACACCAGGCCCCCAAATAAGAGCCCAGCGGTGGTGGCAGATGatgctcctgagaccagctga